catcttcatgcaagcagatttaaatatgaggcaaagatgctggctagagcttatcaaagattatgatctagaagtaactatcatcccggcaaggccaacgtcgttgcggatgcacttagccgcaaggcgcattaCTCTTGCTTATAtgttgaggctttcaatgagacgctttattgggagatgagaaagcttaatctagagatcattccccaaggtagcttgaaccatctcttagttgaagctacgcttaaggataacatcgttctagcacaacagcatgacaaaggggtcagaatcatcaagcaaaagttagcacaaggagaagggaagtacaatgctttcgagtagatcatgaaggggttctatggttcaatgagcgtatcgttgtacccaaggaccataagcttcgtaagcagatattgaacgaggcccatctgtccaaattctctatgcaccctggcagtaccaagatgtagcAGGGTCTgaaacagaatttttggtggactcgcatgaagcgagaaattgcaaagtatgtcttgGAGTGCGATATTTGCCAAaaagttaaggccagtcatctaaagactgctggtatttctcaacctctacctattccctcttggaagtgggaggatatcagcatggattttatcattggcttacccaacacctctctaaggcatgactctatttgggtaatcgttgatcgattgaccaaaactgcccatttccttccagtgcatactacataccacgccaaaaagtatgctgagatctatttagatcaaatcgttcgtctccatggagtgcctaagatgatcatttctgatcgtggagcacaattcatcgctcggttctgggagcaacttcaacatgctcttggaactaagttaatccgaagcttcgcatatcatcctcagacagacggacaaacggaaagggtaaatcaaattttagaagatatgcttagagcctgcgtacttccgtacgacaagaattgggacaaatgtttgtcattggcagaattttcttacaacaacaactatcaaaccagtctcaagatggctccgttcgaagcattgtacggtcgctgatgccgaactcctttgagttggtcacaaaccggcgaacataaaatctttggaccggaccttgtcactgaagcaaaggaaaaggtgaagactattcagaacaatttaaaagcagcccaatcttgacagaaaagctacactgACATACGacgaagaccattacagttccagaTTGGGGATTTCGTGtaccttcgagtatctcctactcgaggtattcaacggttcggcgtaaaagggaagcttgctcctcgatacatcggaccctttgaaattatcAAATTttatggacccgtagcttatcgtcttcaacttcctcctcaactagcggctattcatgatatcttccatatctctcaacttaggaagtgtgtcaaagttcctattGAGATCATCAATCCCCAAACTATCGAACTCGAAGCTAATCTaacctataccgaacatccaatcaaagtGCTAGACACtcaagagagaagtactagaagagaaactatcaagatgttcaaaattcagtgggatcatcacactgaagaagaagcgacttgggaaactgaatcctatcttcagcaaaatttcccagacttccttcaaaccaactcccaaatctgatcgtccaattccattctattctagaatctcgggatgagattctttttaggggggaaggctgtgacatttaggtatttaggattaaactacactagattctattataacgtgtgcatgtttgatcttgtgtatgtgtgctaaaatttaaatgttaagggaaaaggatatttttatataattctgaaaaatttaggtcctttagtgttaaatgagtGAGAATGGGAGATAAAATCAAAATATaggaaggttgttttgcaaaagtcaagaacttgcttttaaaccgcaaatataggtgaaactacccaaaggatgcaagtgtggtgtagattttaaataggatttaattaaagtttaaaacttagccaagttttaaagtatattcaaaaccttagctctttcgccactgaaccttaaagaaaagttgtagatcttgttgaactctacacttttgcttttgggcatattttcatttgagctatggtttgaaagttatctaggccttatagtggagtccctctAATTTTGGAGAATTAGACATTAGTCCCCATTATCTACCTccagctccctcctcctctgttttctctgcgccCAACCCCCGCCGCCTtcaccggccatgtgccgtgcaccggccgtccccgcgccgctctcctcGGTGCcatgccgccccagcacccacGTCGtcgctccccaccccgcgctggaCCCCACCCTGCCGCCCCACATCGCCCCGCCGCTGCCTGATCCGCCACGCATCCCGCCGGCATGCCAGCACCTGCTCCCACATGACCaagccttcttctggaccccgagcacgtCCTGGAGTTCCCCACGAACCCACTCTTGCATTCCCACACCCACATTTGCACTGCTTTTCCTCTTcccgagctctccacctcgccggacctccgccgcagcttcTGCTCGCCGttgacagccgccgctgccacctcccatccccgatccagcgctcctagagcaccgtcgtgacccactggtgctccccagcctacCCAATTTCGCTGTCGTGCAccggaacgaccggaccactacgccggtgagctcgagcttccgccgccgctcgcctcgCTGTCGTCCTGGTGATCCCTTGCctcctagccccggccaagcacatgTCACGCccaatttataaagaacataactcgagcaatcatatatgcgccaggatcaagtcacgcatatatacaacagaatcatcaagatatcacaacacataccacgaataacattaatataactcgtaaatgaatcataaatgaattattttattacaaccgaatcaagaatcggttcaagagttgcggaagcgtaaaagagatacatgaagagctgggcgccacagggacgtcgactgggagacaaacgcctagaagtcgtcgaagccgctgacgtaatcctccacgttgccgggcactgagcagcagtcgaagatatccgaaataaaacagaagagtggagaggcaagtgtgagtaccaactagtactcaacaagtataacacaaactatgaggctctaggttggctgactcaactgcattagcttttagtcttggcaaattttattaaaactatttactacagtggataaattaccataacccaattgcatgataaattaatcaatattaattaagaactactgagaaccatccaaaccaaaccacccggggaatctccctaatcaaaggttgataaccccactaatcaaaaggaggatctgggccgctcgtgactgtgagcacagctgatatatcagttttacactctcgagaggttgcacaactttacccacaagtcgtgagctacgctagttgttcatcacacttccttaggtgagatggctagcaagcacactacgagaccgttacaaaggatcatgttggtaaggtgtaaccgctaaggattctggatcagtgacgatggggcccacctccgggggtacaagcacacagcacagaccaagccggaggagcagggacgattgaagcctaccacccctcttgcccacgcaggtaagttactcccgaaccaacacgacctaattagtaagtcaagaccgtcccattccagtcttgtggttgcgcggttgtcccaggttgtcgctctatgaaccggtccttatggagagtggccaaccaagcactaagcaccgtgctggccccctaaaccatgtttctacaaaaacatatttttaaggacgcacaaaccactcaagcacacagcacagagggtcggctccagaattaagttgcataagatcattaacaaattaattaaaaaggaccaagtgtgttatagcgcagcaacctagcacaactaaccaaaatgcaacccaaaggatatatataaaggatataaagtggctaggaaagtccttataggcatacagtattaaaatgcagtatgaaattgtatttaaaagtggtaggatgttcatgttatacttgccttcctcgtactctcccggccgCTGCTCGAattgctcggaagatggctgctcctggtactcgtccaaaggctccgcgtctactcacgatcatcaagcatagtccacacatacacatatgcacaaacaatagcaaactataaggaaatagtacaccaatacaatggaac
The Panicum hallii strain FIL2 chromosome 6, PHallii_v3.1, whole genome shotgun sequence genome window above contains:
- the LOC112898125 gene encoding keratin, type II cytoskeletal 2 epidermal-like — its product is MGGGSGGCQRRAEAAAEVRRGGELGKRKSSANVGVGMQEWVRGELQDVLGVQKKAWSCGSRCWHAGGMRGGSGSGGAMWGGRVGSSAGWGATTWVLGRHGTEESGAGTAGARHMAGEGGGGWAQRKQRRRELEVDNGD